The following proteins come from a genomic window of Synechococcus sp. BIOS-E4-1:
- a CDS encoding patatin-like phospholipase family protein, protein MERAVSEAFDQSTAQQIVDKTSPGRLLLIQSTNLDLAFPAVFNFVTAAKKSLAENNMESMTDIVLASAAIPGMFPPREMNGFLYVDGGVEGNFYYGGHPSKPVNTFGGIWKRKHPDIPIPKTRYWVIINGNLRESPKTSETGWASIASRSLEVSVGSDQVVALRQLYSIADLTQLCGLGQVEVRWIAINEPLKDGVFPKIFDNKEMQRLSDLGERLGRDPNSWNLSSP, encoded by the coding sequence TTGGAAAGGGCGGTCAGCGAAGCATTTGACCAATCAACCGCTCAGCAAATTGTCGACAAAACCAGCCCAGGTCGGCTCCTGCTCATTCAGTCAACAAACTTAGACTTGGCATTTCCAGCTGTTTTTAATTTTGTAACAGCGGCTAAGAAGTCTTTGGCTGAAAACAACATGGAGTCAATGACTGATATTGTTCTGGCTTCAGCCGCCATCCCAGGGATGTTTCCCCCTCGCGAAATGAACGGCTTTCTATATGTGGATGGAGGAGTGGAAGGTAATTTTTATTATGGAGGTCATCCCTCAAAACCTGTGAATACTTTTGGCGGTATTTGGAAACGAAAGCATCCTGATATTCCAATTCCTAAGACCCGTTACTGGGTGATCATCAACGGTAACCTTAGGGAGTCGCCTAAAACCAGTGAAACTGGATGGGCAAGTATTGCTTCGCGAAGTCTTGAAGTTTCTGTTGGCTCAGACCAGGTTGTAGCGCTGAGACAACTTTACTCAATTGCAGATCTCACCCAACTTTGTGGTCTTGGTCAAGTCGAGGTGCGTTGGATAGCGATCAATGAACCCCTTAAAGATGGTGTTTTCCCGAAAATATTTGACAATAAGGAGATGCAGCGATTGTCTGATCTAGGGGAACGCTTGGGTCGCGATCCGAATTCCTGGAACTTAAGCTCACCTTGA
- a CDS encoding patatin-like phospholipase family protein, which produces MKNRHSWHFWLWISASFGLGAISILVFAVLAYFGAGAFNTENRLAKRVNIAQAELIQRRQQEMTELLERKRRSAENLVDRMYNRYLDNPNATMDFLVISGGGENGAFGSGFLVGWSKVTDKPGLMPGFDGVTGVSAGSLIAPFAYIGTKESLENINHFFGTLRRTLLS; this is translated from the coding sequence ATGAAAAACAGACATTCCTGGCACTTCTGGTTGTGGATCTCAGCCTCCTTTGGTCTTGGCGCCATCTCGATACTTGTTTTTGCTGTGTTGGCTTACTTCGGTGCAGGCGCATTTAATACCGAGAATCGGTTGGCAAAGCGAGTCAACATCGCTCAGGCTGAACTTATTCAGCGGCGGCAGCAGGAGATGACCGAACTTCTGGAACGTAAGCGAAGATCGGCAGAGAACTTGGTTGATCGAATGTACAACAGATATTTAGATAATCCAAATGCAACGATGGATTTTTTGGTGATATCTGGAGGGGGAGAAAACGGAGCCTTCGGATCAGGGTTCCTTGTTGGCTGGTCAAAAGTTACGGATAAACCTGGATTAATGCCGGGATTTGATGGTGTGACCGGAGTTAGTGCTGGTTCTCTTATTGCACCCTTTGCTTATATTGGTACAAAAGAAAGTCTTGAAAATATTAATCATTTTTTCGGAACACTACGGAGGACTTTGTTGTCTTAA
- a CDS encoding DUF3303 domain-containing protein: MQHYLIVWNFPTVAGSWEACPPFAEYINAGGPGDKFEGFELKYRVCDPIAGRGMAIAVASDIGKVWAHLSPWIKGFGIKFEITPVVSDSEFAAMWPGVQAAANAE, translated from the coding sequence GTGCAGCACTATCTGATTGTCTGGAACTTCCCGACCGTTGCAGGCTCCTGGGAAGCTTGCCCTCCTTTTGCCGAATACATCAATGCAGGTGGTCCAGGCGACAAATTTGAAGGCTTTGAACTGAAGTATCGCGTATGTGATCCCATTGCTGGCAGAGGAATGGCCATTGCTGTGGCAAGCGATATTGGCAAAGTCTGGGCTCATCTCTCCCCTTGGATCAAAGGCTTCGGTATCAAATTTGAGATAACACCGGTTGTCTCTGACTCTGAGTTTGCAGCAATGTGGCCAGGGGTCCAAGCGGCGGCCAATGCTGAATAA
- a CDS encoding MFS transporter encodes MIQDSHQCNYEHQQMKLNWEHWWFDLLGGCFGIAIALGLVRFDFGIIGSLMADAKWITVEDIGKLAAINMFGYLAGCIQQSYVKSREASIRYVLTAIITIIASIILEGRLINFTSQSILRLTCGWGAAHVVSGLPTLALERVPDQWRRKSTGLIMCGGGVGSLLGAIAIGLFSPTSAPSSWNVLAILTIILSLPTFKLVTRNRRQPASVSATSSELSQNEQKKISKMGSKPLILVIILGFAMMQVGQVPAILYEPLVAIKQVGLTPMMSSSVDSLFGIGLIIGGLIPSIAPSKLTTRLFLALISIIGLLGVILFGASENVFILSASIFLIGVWDMMTGTLTFDRLGQLCNEDDQRRSWSTATSIGALGFIIFSSATASLAKQNIDIILILGIAAVAIQFTLEWIQYSISRKQEWQ; translated from the coding sequence ATGATTCAGGATTCACATCAGTGCAACTACGAGCATCAACAAATGAAACTCAATTGGGAGCATTGGTGGTTTGATCTGCTTGGAGGATGCTTCGGAATTGCAATCGCGCTTGGTCTGGTTCGATTTGACTTTGGCATCATTGGAAGTCTGATGGCAGACGCAAAATGGATCACTGTCGAAGACATCGGCAAGCTTGCAGCCATCAATATGTTCGGCTATCTGGCAGGATGCATTCAACAGTCGTATGTAAAAAGTCGGGAAGCATCAATCAGATATGTATTAACAGCGATAATTACAATTATCGCTTCAATTATTCTGGAAGGAAGATTGATTAATTTCACCAGTCAATCTATCCTCAGACTGACTTGCGGCTGGGGCGCTGCCCATGTTGTCTCTGGTCTTCCAACGCTGGCATTGGAGCGTGTCCCAGATCAGTGGAGAAGAAAGTCGACGGGCCTGATCATGTGTGGAGGTGGTGTCGGATCATTACTAGGAGCTATTGCAATCGGCTTATTTTCTCCAACATCTGCGCCCTCATCCTGGAATGTTCTTGCCATATTAACGATTATTCTCAGTCTGCCAACATTTAAGCTGGTTACAAGAAACAGAAGACAGCCAGCATCTGTTAGTGCAACCAGTTCAGAATTAAGCCAAAACGAGCAAAAAAAGATCAGCAAAATGGGATCAAAACCACTCATTCTGGTGATCATCCTGGGCTTTGCAATGATGCAGGTTGGCCAGGTACCTGCAATTCTTTATGAGCCATTGGTGGCGATCAAGCAAGTCGGCCTGACACCCATGATGTCAAGCAGTGTAGACAGTCTATTCGGAATCGGCTTAATCATTGGCGGATTAATTCCGTCAATAGCCCCCTCAAAATTAACAACAAGACTATTCCTGGCTTTGATCTCAATTATTGGGCTGCTGGGAGTCATCCTTTTCGGAGCTTCAGAGAATGTCTTCATACTCTCCGCCTCCATTTTCCTGATCGGAGTCTGGGACATGATGACAGGTACACTCACATTTGATCGACTTGGACAACTCTGCAACGAAGACGATCAACGTCGATCGTGGTCGACTGCCACATCAATAGGTGCATTAGGCTTCATCATTTTCTCGTCTGCGACAGCAAGCCTTGCAAAACAAAATATTGACATCATTTTGATCCTGGGAATAGCAGCCGTAGCTATTCAGTTTACACTTGAATGGATCCAATACTCAATATCCAGAAAGCAAGAATGGCAATAA